One Pseudomonas sp. HOU2 genomic window carries:
- a CDS encoding aminotransferase class V-fold PLP-dependent enzyme, with the protein MNKRPLYFDYAATTPVDERVIQVMIDCLGFHGNFGNPASSSHAFGQQARHTVEHARRQVAELVGAEAAQIVWTSGATESNNLALKGVAQARGVAGGHIITSQIEHKAILDTARQLQDAGVAVTYLVPDADGLITPQAVSEAMRDDTFLVSLMLVNNELGTLNDIPAIGEVVRGRGALFHVDAAQGAGKVAIDLQQWPVDLMSFSAHKLYGPKGIGALYVGPRAQQRLQAQIHGGGHEGGLRSGTLATHQIAGMGAAFALAAAEFDAEKKSIVALRERLLEQLLSLPGVRLNGSASQRIAHTLSLTFSEGEFNSAALSQSIAFSATSACNSASNTPSHVLLALGHDARLAGRTIRLSLGRFTTADDVDQAAALIKGACASAPAFWATGL; encoded by the coding sequence ATGAATAAACGTCCGTTGTATTTCGATTACGCCGCCACCACCCCGGTGGACGAGCGGGTCATCCAGGTGATGATTGATTGTCTGGGTTTTCACGGTAACTTCGGCAACCCGGCGTCCAGCTCCCATGCCTTCGGCCAGCAGGCCCGGCACACGGTCGAGCACGCCCGTCGGCAAGTCGCCGAACTGGTCGGTGCGGAGGCCGCGCAGATCGTCTGGACCTCCGGCGCCACCGAGTCCAACAACCTTGCCCTCAAGGGCGTGGCCCAGGCCCGCGGCGTTGCCGGCGGCCACATCATTACCAGTCAGATCGAACACAAAGCCATTCTCGATACCGCCCGGCAATTGCAGGATGCCGGCGTCGCGGTGACTTATCTGGTACCGGACGCCGATGGCCTGATCACCCCGCAGGCGGTCAGCGAAGCCATGCGCGACGACACCTTTCTGGTGTCGCTGATGCTGGTCAACAACGAACTCGGCACGCTCAACGATATCCCGGCCATCGGTGAAGTCGTGCGCGGCCGTGGCGCGTTGTTCCATGTCGATGCCGCGCAGGGTGCGGGCAAAGTGGCGATTGATCTGCAGCAGTGGCCAGTGGACTTGATGTCGTTTTCGGCGCACAAGCTCTACGGCCCCAAGGGGATCGGCGCGCTGTATGTCGGCCCCCGCGCGCAACAGCGCTTGCAGGCGCAGATTCATGGCGGCGGTCACGAGGGCGGGCTGCGCTCCGGGACTCTGGCGACGCATCAGATCGCCGGCATGGGTGCGGCATTCGCCCTGGCCGCAGCTGAATTCGATGCCGAGAAAAAGTCCATCGTGGCGCTGCGTGAACGGCTGCTCGAACAGTTGCTGAGTCTGCCGGGCGTACGCCTCAACGGCAGCGCCAGCCAGCGCATCGCACACACGTTGAGCCTGACCTTCAGCGAAGGTGAATTCAACAGTGCGGCCTTGAGCCAGTCGATCGCCTTTTCCGCGACTTCGGCCTGCAACTCGGCGAGCAACACACCTTCTCACGTGTTGCTGGCACTGGGGCACGACGCCCGGCTGGCCGGTCGCACCATTCGCCTGAGCCTCGGCCGTTTCACCACCGCCGACGATGTCGATCAGGCGGCAGCACTGATCAAAGGCGCCTGCGCCAGTGCCCCGGCATTCTGGGCCACAGGGCTTTAA
- the rhtA gene encoding threonine/homoserine exporter RhtA: MTDQPRSLASTLFPVGLLLIAMASIQSGASLAKSMFPVVGAQGTTTLRLIFASVIMLLLLRPWRARLTAQSLRTVIVYGMALGGMNFLFYMSLRTVPLGIAVALEFTGPLAVAIYASRRAIDFLWIALAAVGLLLLIPTGATSAGIDLVGAGYALGAGVCWALYILFGQKAGADNGVTTAALGVMIAALFVAPIGIVHAGAALLTPSLIPVAIGVAILSTALPYTLEMVALTRIPARTFGTLMSIEPAFGALSGLLFLQEYLTLSQWMAILCIILASVGATMTMGSNAKPVVAAD, translated from the coding sequence ATGACAGACCAACCTCGCTCTCTGGCCTCAACGCTGTTCCCGGTTGGCCTTTTGTTAATAGCCATGGCATCCATCCAGTCTGGTGCCTCTCTGGCCAAGAGCATGTTCCCGGTGGTTGGCGCTCAAGGGACGACCACCCTTCGCCTGATTTTCGCCAGTGTGATCATGCTGCTGTTGTTGCGCCCATGGCGAGCCAGGCTGACCGCGCAGTCTCTGCGCACGGTGATCGTTTACGGCATGGCGCTGGGCGGGATGAACTTCCTCTTCTATATGTCATTGCGCACCGTGCCGCTTGGCATTGCAGTTGCGTTGGAGTTCACGGGCCCGCTGGCCGTCGCCATCTACGCCTCTCGCCGCGCAATCGACTTTCTCTGGATTGCCTTGGCGGCAGTTGGCCTGCTGCTGTTGATCCCGACCGGAGCGACATCTGCGGGAATTGATCTGGTCGGTGCCGGTTATGCCTTGGGTGCCGGCGTATGCTGGGCGTTGTACATTCTGTTCGGCCAAAAAGCCGGTGCCGACAACGGCGTAACGACTGCGGCCCTGGGCGTGATGATTGCCGCACTGTTTGTCGCTCCGATCGGCATCGTGCATGCCGGCGCGGCATTACTCACCCCGTCGCTGATCCCGGTCGCCATCGGCGTCGCCATCCTCTCAACCGCTTTGCCCTATACGCTGGAGATGGTCGCTCTCACCCGCATACCGGCCCGCACCTTCGGGACTTTGATGAGTATCGAACCGGCCTTTGGCGCGTTGTCCGGGCTGCTGTTCCTGCAGGAGTACCTCACGCTGTCACAATGGATGGCGATCCTGTGCATTATTCTGGCCTCTGTCGGAGCAACCATGACCATGGGCAGTAACGCCAAACCCGTTGTTGCGGCAGATTGA
- a CDS encoding 2-hydroxychromene-2-carboxylate isomerase: protein MTKTVEFYFDLGSPATYLAYTQLPKICADTGTQLIYIPMLLGGVFKATGNASPAMIPAKGRYMFQDLDRYAKRYGVPLKFNPHFPINTLMLMRAVTGIQLRQPERFHAFIDCLFKALWVEGRPLDEPDTVAAVLSEHGFVPDEVLALTNDESVKAVLKENTETAIKRGVFGAPSMFIDNQMFFGQDRLDFVEEALRQA from the coding sequence ATGACGAAAACCGTGGAGTTCTATTTCGACCTCGGCAGCCCTGCCACCTACCTGGCCTACACCCAGTTGCCGAAGATCTGTGCCGACACCGGCACCCAGTTGATCTACATCCCGATGCTGCTGGGCGGCGTGTTCAAGGCGACCGGCAACGCATCACCGGCAATGATTCCGGCGAAGGGCCGCTACATGTTTCAGGATCTCGATCGCTACGCCAAGCGCTATGGCGTTCCGCTGAAATTCAATCCGCACTTCCCGATCAACACGCTGATGCTGATGCGCGCGGTCACCGGCATCCAACTGCGCCAGCCGGAACGCTTTCATGCGTTTATCGATTGTCTGTTCAAGGCATTGTGGGTGGAGGGGCGCCCTCTCGATGAGCCGGACACCGTTGCGGCGGTATTGAGCGAACACGGCTTCGTCCCCGATGAGGTCCTGGCCCTGACTAACGACGAGTCGGTCAAGGCTGTACTCAAAGAGAATACCGAGACGGCGATTAAACGCGGTGTGTTTGGTGCGCCGAGCATGTTTATCGACAATCAGATGTTCTTCGGTCAGGACCGCCTCGATTTCGTCGAAGAAGCCCTGCGTCAGGCTTAG
- the msuE gene encoding FMN reductase, with protein MSRPLKVVALSGGTWRPSRTLVLTQALLAELAGHLPVESHLIELGDIARPLGAALSRQELSAEVEAELQAIEQADLLIVAAPVYRGSYPGLLKHLFDLIDLNALIDTPVLLAATGGSERHALVLDHQLRPLFSFFQAVTLPIGVYATEADFADYQITSEPLKARIRLAAERAAPLFGTQIKPLLKIA; from the coding sequence ATGTCGCGTCCCCTGAAAGTCGTCGCCCTCTCCGGCGGCACCTGGCGTCCATCGCGCACCCTGGTGCTGACCCAAGCGCTGTTGGCCGAACTGGCCGGGCACTTGCCGGTCGAGAGTCATCTGATTGAACTGGGTGACATTGCCCGCCCACTGGGCGCCGCTTTGTCGCGTCAGGAACTGAGCGCCGAGGTCGAGGCTGAACTTCAAGCCATCGAACAAGCCGATCTGCTGATCGTCGCCGCGCCGGTGTATCGCGGTTCCTATCCGGGCCTGCTCAAGCATCTGTTCGACCTGATCGACCTCAACGCACTGATCGACACCCCGGTGCTGCTCGCCGCCACCGGCGGCAGCGAGCGCCATGCGCTGGTGCTCGATCATCAATTGCGGCCCCTGTTCAGTTTCTTCCAGGCGGTGACCCTGCCCATTGGCGTGTACGCCACCGAGGCCGATTTCGCCGACTACCAGATCACCAGCGAACCGCTGAAAGCGCGGATCCGCCTGGCCGCCGAACGTGCCGCGCCGCTGTTCGGCACGCAAATCAAACCGTTGCTGAAAATCGCTTAA
- a CDS encoding aminopeptidase P family protein, with protein MSTQTLTEGTVPQRLAHTRELMRREGIHALLVPSADPHLSEYLPGYWQGRQWLSGFHGSVGTLIVTADFAGVWADSRYWEQATKELKGSGIELVKLQPGQPSPLDWLAEQTPEGGLVAVDGAVMAVASARTLSSKLEARGARLRTDIDLLNEVWSDRPRLPNAPIYPHLPPQATVSRGEKLSKLRETLRERGADWHFIATLDDIAWLFNLRGGDVSFNPVFVSFALINQQQATLFVALSKVDAGLRAVLEQDGVTLRDYREVDDALRAVPSGASLLVDPARVTTGLLDNLDSAVKLVEGLNPTTLAKSQKSEADAQHIRQAMEQDGAALCEFFAWLESAWGRERITELTIDEKLTAARERRPDYVSLSFNTIAAFNANGAMPHYHATEEEHAVIEGDGLLLIDSGGQYLGGTTDITRMVPVGTPTAEQKRDCTRVLKGVIALSRAQFPKGILSPLLDAIARAPIWAESVDYGHGTGHGVGYFLNVHEGPQVIAYQAAPAPQTAMQPGMITSIEPGTYRPGRWGVRIENLAMNREAGSSEFGEFLKFETLTLCPIDTRCLEPSLLTQEEKQWFNAYHAEVRERLSPLLEGAALEWLNTRTAAI; from the coding sequence ATGAGTACCCAGACTTTGACCGAAGGAACGGTTCCCCAGCGCCTGGCGCACACCCGTGAACTGATGCGCCGCGAAGGCATTCATGCGTTGCTGGTGCCATCTGCCGACCCGCATCTGTCGGAATACCTGCCGGGTTACTGGCAAGGGCGGCAATGGTTGTCGGGCTTTCATGGTTCGGTCGGTACCTTGATTGTCACCGCTGATTTCGCCGGGGTCTGGGCCGACAGTCGTTACTGGGAGCAGGCGACCAAGGAACTCAAGGGCAGCGGCATCGAACTGGTCAAGCTGCAACCGGGTCAGCCGAGCCCGCTGGACTGGTTGGCCGAGCAGACACCGGAAGGTGGATTGGTGGCAGTCGATGGCGCGGTGATGGCCGTCGCTTCGGCGCGTACGTTGAGCAGCAAGCTTGAGGCTCGCGGCGCGCGTCTGCGTACCGACATCGACCTGTTGAATGAAGTCTGGTCTGATCGCCCACGCCTGCCAAACGCGCCGATCTATCCCCATCTGCCGCCGCAAGCGACGGTCAGCCGTGGCGAGAAACTCTCCAAACTGCGTGAGACCTTGCGCGAGCGCGGTGCCGACTGGCATTTCATCGCTACCCTCGATGACATCGCCTGGCTGTTCAACCTGCGTGGCGGCGACGTATCGTTCAACCCGGTGTTTGTTTCTTTTGCGTTGATCAATCAACAGCAAGCAACGTTGTTTGTGGCCTTGAGCAAAGTCGATGCCGGGTTGCGTGCGGTGCTGGAGCAGGACGGCGTGACGCTGCGCGATTACCGCGAAGTGGACGACGCCCTTCGTGCCGTGCCGAGCGGGGCGAGCCTGCTGGTGGATCCGGCACGGGTAACCACGGGTTTGCTGGATAACCTCGACAGCGCGGTAAAACTGGTCGAAGGCCTGAACCCGACCACCCTTGCCAAGTCGCAGAAGAGCGAGGCCGATGCACAGCACATTCGCCAGGCCATGGAACAGGATGGTGCGGCATTGTGCGAATTCTTCGCCTGGCTGGAATCGGCCTGGGGCCGTGAACGTATCACCGAGCTGACCATCGACGAAAAACTCACTGCTGCCCGCGAACGCCGTCCTGACTACGTGTCGCTGAGCTTCAACACCATTGCCGCGTTTAACGCCAATGGCGCGATGCCGCACTATCACGCCACCGAAGAAGAGCACGCGGTGATCGAGGGCGACGGTTTGCTGCTGATCGACTCGGGCGGCCAGTACCTGGGCGGCACAACCGACATCACTCGAATGGTGCCGGTGGGTACGCCGACGGCTGAGCAGAAGCGTGACTGCACCCGTGTGCTCAAAGGCGTGATTGCCCTATCGCGGGCGCAGTTTCCCAAAGGCATTCTGTCGCCGCTACTCGATGCTATCGCCCGTGCACCGATCTGGGCGGAAAGCGTGGATTACGGTCATGGCACCGGTCATGGGGTCGGCTATTTCCTCAACGTCCACGAAGGCCCGCAGGTGATCGCCTATCAGGCAGCACCAGCACCGCAAACGGCGATGCAACCGGGGATGATCACCTCGATCGAACCGGGCACCTATCGTCCGGGGCGTTGGGGCGTGCGCATCGAGAACCTGGCAATGAACCGCGAGGCGGGGAGCAGCGAGTTCGGTGAGTTCCTCAAGTTTGAAACCTTGACCCTGTGCCCGATCGACACGCGCTGCCTGGAGCCGTCCTTGCTGACGCAGGAAGAGAAACAGTGGTTCAACGCCTATCACGCCGAAGTGCGTGAGCGTCTGAGCCCGTTGCTGGAAGGCGCTGCGCTGGAGTGGCTGAACACGCGCACAGCGGCGATCTGA
- a CDS encoding sigma-54 dependent transcriptional regulator, translated as MQLLTLPPSPALATSIRATAQVFEDPKSQALLAHLQQVAPSEASVLIIGETGTGKELVARHIHNLSHRRHRPFVAVNCGAFSESLVEAELFGHEKGAFTGALSAKAGWFEEADGGTLFLDEIGDLPMAIQVKLLRVLQEREVVRLGSRKSIPIDVRVLAATNVQLEKAINAGNFREDLFYRLNVVNLELSPLRDRPGDILPLTRHFIEAYSQRLGYGRVSISSGAEQKLRSYSWPGNIRELENVIHHTLLICRNGVIERDDLRLSNLRIERPDDQQSNTDDSPEALLEQAFQKLFEQQAGALHEKVEDALLRAAYRFCHYNQVHTAALLGLSRNVTRTRLIKIGELAVNKRRLTENLHGERLIQLSI; from the coding sequence ATGCAACTGCTGACCCTTCCGCCCTCACCCGCTCTGGCGACGTCGATCCGCGCCACCGCGCAGGTCTTCGAAGACCCCAAGTCCCAAGCCCTGCTGGCGCATCTGCAACAAGTCGCGCCGAGCGAAGCCAGCGTGCTGATCATCGGCGAGACCGGCACCGGCAAGGAACTGGTGGCGCGGCACATCCACAACCTGAGCCACCGCCGGCATCGGCCATTTGTCGCGGTGAACTGCGGCGCGTTCTCCGAATCACTGGTGGAGGCCGAGCTGTTCGGCCATGAGAAAGGTGCGTTCACCGGCGCGCTCAGCGCCAAGGCCGGCTGGTTCGAAGAGGCGGACGGCGGCACCTTGTTCCTAGACGAAATCGGCGATTTGCCGATGGCGATTCAGGTCAAGTTGCTGCGCGTGTTGCAGGAACGCGAAGTGGTGCGCCTCGGCTCGCGCAAGAGCATTCCGATCGATGTGCGGGTGCTGGCGGCGACCAACGTGCAACTGGAAAAGGCGATCAATGCCGGCAACTTTCGCGAAGACCTGTTCTATCGGTTGAACGTGGTCAATCTGGAACTCAGTCCGTTGCGCGACCGCCCCGGCGATATCCTGCCGCTGACCCGGCATTTCATCGAGGCCTACAGCCAGCGCCTCGGTTACGGACGGGTCAGCATCAGCTCCGGTGCCGAACAGAAACTGCGCAGCTACAGTTGGCCGGGCAACATCCGCGAACTGGAAAACGTCATCCATCACACCCTGTTGATCTGCCGCAACGGCGTGATCGAGCGCGACGATCTGCGCCTGTCGAACCTGCGCATCGAGCGCCCGGATGATCAGCAGTCGAACACCGACGATTCACCGGAAGCGTTGCTGGAGCAAGCCTTCCAGAAGCTCTTCGAACAACAGGCCGGCGCCCTCCACGAAAAGGTCGAAGACGCCCTGCTGCGCGCCGCCTATCGCTTCTGCCATTACAACCAGGTGCACACCGCCGCGCTGCTCGGCCTGAGCCGCAACGTCACGCGCACGCGGCTGATCAAGATCGGCGAACTGGCGGTGAACAAGCGGCGACTCACGGAGAACCTGCACGGTGAACGCCTGATCCAGTTGTCGATCTAG
- a CDS encoding SDR family oxidoreductase, translating into MNNKKVVLVVGAGDATGGAIAKRFAREGFIACVTRRSADKLQPLVEAIQAEGGEAHGFACDARKEEDVIALIEEIETRLGPIEAFVFNIGANVPCSILEETARKYFKIWEMACFSGFLNAREVAKRMVTRQRGTILFTGATAGLRGASGFAAFAGAKHGIRALAQSMARELGPMNIHVAHVVVDGAIDTDFIRNSFPEKYATKNQDGILNPEHIAENYWYLHSQPRDAWTFELDLRPWNERW; encoded by the coding sequence ATGAATAACAAGAAGGTCGTGTTGGTGGTGGGTGCTGGCGATGCCACCGGTGGAGCGATTGCCAAGCGCTTTGCCAGAGAAGGTTTTATCGCTTGCGTCACCCGGCGCAGTGCCGACAAATTGCAGCCGCTGGTCGAGGCGATTCAGGCCGAGGGTGGCGAAGCTCACGGCTTTGCCTGCGATGCGCGCAAGGAGGAAGACGTCATTGCATTGATTGAAGAGATCGAAACCCGCCTCGGCCCGATCGAGGCGTTTGTCTTCAACATCGGCGCCAACGTGCCTTGCAGCATTCTTGAAGAAACTGCGCGCAAGTATTTCAAGATCTGGGAAATGGCCTGTTTCTCGGGTTTTCTCAATGCCCGCGAAGTGGCCAAGCGCATGGTCACGCGCCAGCGCGGCACCATTCTGTTCACTGGCGCCACCGCCGGGCTGCGCGGTGCTTCCGGATTTGCCGCGTTTGCCGGCGCCAAACACGGTATCCGTGCACTGGCACAAAGCATGGCGCGCGAGTTGGGCCCGATGAATATCCACGTCGCCCATGTAGTGGTCGATGGCGCGATCGATACCGACTTCATCCGCAACAGTTTCCCCGAGAAGTACGCGACCAAGAATCAGGACGGTATTCTCAATCCCGAACACATCGCCGAAAACTATTGGTATCTGCACAGCCAGCCACGGGACGCCTGGACCTTCGAACTGGATCTGCGCCCGTGGAACGAACGCTGGTAA
- the ssuD gene encoding FMNH2-dependent alkanesulfonate monooxygenase gives MDVFWFLPTHGDGHYLGTTQGARPVTLNYLKQVAQAADSLGYHGVLIPTGRSCEDSWVIASALVPLTERLRYLVAIRPGIISPTVSARMAATLDRLSNGRLLINVVTGGDPDENRGDGSFLSHSERYEVTDEFLRIWRRVLQGESVDFEGKHLKVQNAKALYPPVQKPYPPLYFGGSSDAAHDLAAEQVDVYLTWGEPPAAVAEKLADVRERAARHGRKVKFGIRLHVIVRDTAEEAWKAADKLIEHISDETIEAAQKSFSRFDSEGQRRMAALHDGRRDNLEIAPNLWAGVGLVRGGAGTALVGDPQQVAARIKEYADLGIESFIFSGYPHLEEAYRFAELVFPLLPEPYASLAGRGVTNLTGPFGEMIANDVLPTKS, from the coding sequence ATGGATGTTTTCTGGTTCCTGCCGACCCACGGCGACGGCCATTACCTGGGCACCACCCAAGGCGCGCGCCCGGTCACCCTGAATTATCTGAAACAAGTGGCGCAAGCCGCCGACAGCCTCGGCTACCACGGCGTGCTGATTCCCACCGGGCGCTCCTGCGAAGACTCGTGGGTGATCGCTTCGGCGCTGGTGCCGCTGACCGAACGCCTGCGTTATCTGGTAGCGATTCGCCCGGGGATCATTTCGCCCACCGTTTCGGCGCGCATGGCGGCGACGCTCGATCGACTGTCCAACGGCCGTCTGCTGATCAACGTGGTGACCGGCGGTGATCCCGACGAAAACCGTGGCGACGGCAGCTTCCTGAGCCACAGCGAACGCTACGAAGTCACCGACGAATTCCTCAGGATCTGGCGCCGCGTGCTGCAAGGCGAATCGGTGGATTTCGAAGGCAAACACCTGAAAGTACAGAACGCCAAGGCCCTCTATCCGCCAGTGCAGAAACCGTATCCGCCGCTGTATTTCGGTGGCTCGTCCGACGCCGCGCATGACCTCGCTGCCGAGCAAGTCGACGTGTACCTGACTTGGGGCGAACCGCCCGCCGCTGTCGCCGAAAAACTCGCCGATGTGCGTGAACGCGCCGCACGCCATGGACGCAAGGTGAAGTTCGGCATTCGTCTGCACGTCATCGTCCGCGATACCGCCGAAGAAGCGTGGAAAGCCGCGGACAAACTGATCGAACACATCAGCGACGAGACCATCGAGGCCGCGCAGAAATCCTTCTCGCGCTTCGACTCCGAAGGCCAGCGGCGCATGGCAGCGTTGCACGACGGGCGGCGCGACAACCTGGAAATCGCTCCCAACCTGTGGGCCGGCGTCGGTCTGGTACGTGGCGGTGCCGGTACCGCGCTGGTGGGCGATCCGCAGCAAGTGGCCGCGCGGATCAAGGAGTACGCCGACCTCGGTATCGAGAGTTTTATCTTCTCCGGCTATCCGCATCTGGAAGAGGCTTACCGCTTTGCCGAACTGGTGTTCCCGTTGCTGCCCGAGCCGTATGCAAGCCTGGCCGGACGCGGCGTGACCAACCTGACCGGGCCGTTTGGCGAAATGATTGCCAACGATGTGTTGCCCACCAAGTCCTGA
- a CDS encoding acyl-CoA dehydrogenase family protein, with product MTAKPQSTLLSPLQTARQLAAEFALTAVERDERGGTPKAERDALRDSGLLALSIPTRYGGLGATWSETLQVVREFAKVDSSIAHVFGFHHLMLATVRLFSRPEQWQPWFEQTARQNWFWGNALNPLDTRTVVKDFGGWREFSGKKSFCSGASDSQMLIASAVDESAGGKLLIAAIPSGRSGITLHDDWNNIGQRQTDSGSATFERVRVEESELLLDPGPLSTPFACLRPLIAQLTFTHMFLGIAEGAFAEARQYTLSETRLWHKSAARNVREDPYVLAHYGEFWVALEGIRLLVERSAALLDEAWAKGPNLTAEERGHLATAIATAKVAASRQGLKICSRLFEVTGARSTHASLRLDRHWRNLRTQTLHDPLDYKLHELGDWALNQALPVPTFYS from the coding sequence GTGACCGCCAAACCACAAAGCACCCTGCTCTCCCCGCTGCAGACCGCGCGTCAACTTGCAGCCGAATTCGCCCTCACCGCCGTCGAGCGTGACGAGCGCGGCGGCACACCGAAGGCCGAGCGCGATGCCCTGCGCGACAGCGGCCTGCTGGCCCTGAGCATTCCCACCCGCTACGGCGGCCTCGGCGCGACATGGAGCGAAACCCTGCAAGTCGTGCGCGAGTTCGCCAAGGTCGACAGTTCCATCGCCCACGTCTTCGGCTTTCATCACCTGATGCTCGCCACCGTGCGCCTGTTCTCGCGACCCGAACAATGGCAGCCGTGGTTCGAACAGACCGCGCGGCAGAACTGGTTCTGGGGCAACGCGCTCAACCCACTCGACACCCGCACCGTGGTCAAGGACTTCGGCGGTTGGCGCGAATTTTCCGGGAAGAAAAGCTTCTGCTCCGGCGCCAGCGATTCGCAGATGCTGATCGCCTCGGCGGTGGACGAAAGTGCCGGCGGCAAATTGCTGATCGCGGCGATCCCCAGCGGACGCAGCGGCATCACTCTGCACGACGACTGGAACAACATTGGCCAGCGCCAGACCGACAGTGGCAGCGCCACGTTCGAGCGGGTGCGGGTCGAAGAATCCGAGCTGCTGCTTGATCCCGGTCCGTTGAGCACACCGTTCGCCTGCCTGCGTCCGCTGATCGCGCAACTGACCTTCACTCACATGTTCCTCGGCATCGCCGAAGGCGCCTTTGCAGAAGCCCGGCAATACACGCTGAGCGAAACCCGGCTGTGGCACAAATCCGCCGCCCGCAATGTGCGTGAAGATCCGTACGTACTCGCGCATTACGGCGAGTTCTGGGTGGCGCTGGAAGGCATCCGCCTGCTGGTCGAACGGTCTGCCGCATTGCTCGACGAGGCCTGGGCCAAAGGCCCGAACCTGACGGCAGAAGAGCGCGGACATCTGGCCACGGCGATTGCCACCGCCAAGGTCGCCGCCAGTCGTCAGGGGCTGAAGATTTGCAGCCGCTTGTTCGAAGTCACTGGCGCGCGTTCGACCCACGCCTCGCTGCGCCTCGACCGGCACTGGCGCAACCTGCGCACGCAGACCCTGCACGACCCGCTCGACTACAAACTCCACGAGCTGGGCGACTGGGCGCTGAACCAGGCGCTGCCGGTGCCGACGTTCTATTCCTGA
- a CDS encoding TetR/AcrR family transcriptional regulator has product MRYSAGHKLETREKLLNSSALSAKRSGFSTVGVDGLMKAIGLSGAAFYSHFSSKNELFTAIVERELCQSLERLGGQGAQDRERLERCLKQYLSMAHVEQPESGCALPTLGAEIARSDDQVREQAELWICRLHASWAHILESDSLAWAILSQCVGALVVARMLLTPDIQRTVLKSSHAEIGRQLAARQGEQPE; this is encoded by the coding sequence ATGCGGTATTCCGCCGGTCACAAGCTGGAAACCCGAGAAAAACTGCTGAACAGCAGCGCACTGTCAGCCAAGCGCTCAGGCTTTTCCACAGTCGGTGTCGATGGTTTGATGAAGGCTATCGGCCTGAGTGGCGCGGCGTTCTATAGTCACTTCTCGTCGAAAAACGAGCTGTTCACCGCCATCGTCGAGCGCGAACTGTGTCAGAGCCTTGAGCGACTGGGAGGGCAGGGAGCGCAGGACCGTGAACGGCTGGAACGCTGTCTTAAACAGTACCTGAGCATGGCTCACGTGGAGCAGCCTGAATCGGGCTGTGCTTTGCCGACACTGGGTGCGGAAATCGCCCGTTCAGATGATCAGGTTCGTGAGCAGGCGGAGTTGTGGATTTGTCGGCTGCATGCCAGTTGGGCACACATTCTGGAGAGCGACAGCCTGGCGTGGGCCATTCTGTCGCAATGCGTCGGCGCATTGGTGGTGGCGCGGATGCTGTTGACACCGGACATTCAACGGACGGTATTGAAATCCAGTCATGCGGAAATCGGACGTCAGTTGGCTGCTCGACAAGGCGAGCAGCCAGAGTGA
- a CDS encoding LysE family translocator: MTLSLDLLLGFALFALVTSITPGPNNTMLLASGVNFGFNRTIPHMLGITCGFFVLVVAVGFGLGAVFQTYPILYTVLRYLGAAYLLYLAWKIAHSGPVGDGVDGEAKPISYLGAAAFQWVNPKAWIMAIGAISTYTPMQGYFTNVVVIAAVFAIINLPSVGVWAACGTLLRNVLKDPRWLRVFNWGMAALLVISLYPLLLESFH, from the coding sequence ATGACCCTCTCGCTTGACCTGCTGTTGGGCTTTGCCCTGTTTGCCCTTGTCACCTCGATTACACCGGGGCCGAACAACACCATGTTGCTGGCGTCGGGCGTGAACTTCGGCTTCAACCGCACCATTCCTCACATGCTCGGCATCACCTGCGGTTTCTTCGTATTGGTGGTCGCGGTGGGCTTTGGCCTGGGCGCGGTGTTCCAGACTTACCCGATTCTCTACACGGTGTTGCGCTATCTCGGCGCCGCGTATCTTTTGTATCTGGCGTGGAAAATTGCTCATTCGGGCCCGGTGGGCGATGGCGTGGATGGCGAGGCCAAGCCGATCAGTTATCTCGGTGCCGCCGCGTTTCAGTGGGTCAATCCCAAAGCCTGGATCATGGCCATCGGTGCCATCAGCACCTACACGCCGATGCAGGGTTATTTCACCAATGTGGTGGTGATCGCTGCCGTGTTCGCCATCATCAACCTGCCCAGCGTCGGCGTCTGGGCAGCGTGCGGCACGCTGCTGCGTAATGTGCTGAAGGACCCGCGCTGGTTGCGCGTGTTCAACTGGGGCATGGCGGCGCTATTGGTGATTTCGCTGTACCCGTTACTTCTCGAAAGCTTTCACTGA